Within the Channa argus isolate prfri chromosome 12, Channa argus male v1.0, whole genome shotgun sequence genome, the region ctttaaatttgttcagagcattttcaattcaattccctaactgctgtatagtgtaatagaaatttttcctcttggaagaattgtagacagaactcagcgtgatgaaccatctcagtttaatacatgccggcatggagaagaacacatgttgagtgttgtttcttctgacttgtgtctctcaaaccccttctatttatactcaaacacaagaaaggaaccaccctcacaaaacatgactaaagAAACCAGGTCCACGCAGTGTACAGTCATCGTCCTTGTTCCTTTCTAGGTTCtctgaagatgtcagttgagaagcaataaaacccttttattgcaccttcttgtggatcttgtgaccccaggactcactatctacAAcgttgctttgggccttgtaacaacaaagtgcctactgtgatcttaagcagtcctctaaacatgacacaccctgtgacttcttgtcctctttgtgacatcttcaataagcccatcttggttaattgtttgctaattatctaaccatatgactaaatttactttcttccctcacaatagtctgttattgtaaattcagaTGTCATTAGAAAaaggtcagacagaagagaattatgaggaaatacagttaaattatcagttttaatGCACCATGTTGACAGAATTGTGATCTCTGGTTTAGTTGTTCACTGTATGCAGCCCCTTCATTACAAGGTCTAAGGTTTGacaaaaacagtgagtgggtttatttaaattttaaatctaaaaatgaattaaacacagttactATCAGCatttacatgaatgttaaagtcactcACTATAAtaactttatctgtactaaacactaaattcaatcaaaaactctcactaacaaataatagtggtttttgagttttccagtttgggtgtgaaagactaagagtaagactctcaaatgagttataactatgtttaggtctaggaattattgataagctacaatagaagattgctgctactcctccacctcagcctgtgcttctaggaacatgatcattaatatgactcatttaaactgacatattcttcctgctgcaaccaagtttcagtgagacaaaataaatcgaattgatgatcgtttattaagtcatttactaacagagatttagaagagagagatcagatatttaataatccacatttaatagttttggggttttgttctgtaagaggagtcgtcttaacttttattatgttatcatgattaactcctcttgtggtcgtttttagtttatgtaatttagttggtcggggaacagacacagtctctataggtatgtgggagttgtgggggggggactgttgtaaggatactgcagagaggcgtgtaggactggatctctgcatcccaagctcaactctggattgtcatacttttggttgtctaataaaaccagccatatttctggataagaaagctgcaccatctaaagtaggatggatggcAAACTTACACACCGatgaaccgtcacccagccagactggcttcccggctgctcgggaactccCGGGGTACAGCTAACatgggctacgctaggtcggtcCGCACCACCTACCTGAGTAGCTGGATTAGTTCCCACTCCAAAgctgtaaaacactttttacagATCTTATTATtgctaaaggaggcagaggagggttAGCAGTTGCTAACAGCTAGCTGCTAAGCTAGTGGAGCTAGGATAAGTAAAATCACGTCTCAGGTAGTAACTGCTGAGTAGAGAAATCActtatttcagtaaaataagAGTAAGATTGATCAGCAAACTTTCctgcagcagaaacaggaaatgacaCAATGTGCTCACTACAGGAGGAAGGTGTCGCTgcagaaaatgcaaacaaatatagaaaaaaaaatgaacctgTGCTGAGTTTGACAATAAGTGATATTAAGTGTACgtgcacattaaaaacagtggCCCTAATATCAATACTTGAGGAAATAGGGACTTGATGGAGAGTTATCAACCTTAGATTTCACCAAGTTATaagctggaaaataaaatcagctttgACAATAAGTatcaaaatattagaaaactTGTCACATTAGACAAAAGCTTCAACTGTCAATTTTGCCGAAACCAATCGTCCAGTAGGACATATTTACCTGAGCTTAGACTGGAACTAGGGGGAAACTGTTAGCTTGGTTCTACCCAGACTTTAAAAATAGAGCAGCAACTAAATGGCATAATTAATAAGCCTACTGACCTtctatggcagcagcactgatctACCATAGTGATGACCACATAACCCGAAACACAGACTCCAACTCACTACAGAAAGGCAGGAGGACCCTCACAATGTGGCATCTGCACCACCATCCCCAACAGGTTACACTGTGGGatgttattttcacattttctactGCAAAACAGGTTCACTCACAAAATACAATCAACCGAAAACATTACCTCTGCTTCGTCTCATTGGCTGTTGTTGACGTTCATGATGTAATATTTGGACGCCCATGTATGTGACATCATGTGTGATATCTTCCTCAGTGTTTACTTCATCAGctgcagtgaaacaaaatgaacaatggTATAAATTTACTCTACTGTGTAAGAATATTAGTGAATTTTTATGTTATGGAAACAGAGGAAATTTGTTATTTAAGTCTCTAATTATAAATCTGTAAATATGATgattaaaaagaaagataacAGAAAATGTCACGTCATCATGTACAACTGTAGAACATGGGTgtagatacattttaaacagaattCCTACATTCTACATAAATCTCACTGTCTCTCACCTTTAAGTTTCCTCTGAATATGTGGTCGCACAAGTAGAAGCAGTAACACCAGTAGAACTGGAGCACAAATCAATGGAATAGACAATAACACAGGCTGAAGATGAGAGGACGGAGCTGAGGAAGTAGAAGTAGAGGAGGAGTAGGTGGATGTAGGTGGAGGTGTGGTGGACGGTTTTTCTACAAATGAAGCCAAGatgattttttaatttaataagttACATTATGAACCATGACTCTTCAATACAGAAAACTCCACTGAAGACTCTGAAATCCTGACCTGTGatgtagatccagctgggtggagactctccatgactgctgatgtgacacttgtagaggccttcatcagacttggtaacatggtggatggtcatgtgacctgtaggctcagtcctgatgagggagccatctttatagaaatcagctgggagcttggagggaggcctctttgtttgacagtgcagagagacatcatgtccctccatcacagggaggacaggactctgcaggatcactgctccacctcaacacagagacaaactacagcattttatccatttccacacagcttcatcaacactaactccacagtctgatcttaccagtgacagtgatgttgatgctgttactggttgatccgtctctggactcacaccagtaaactccactgtcctgTGAGCTAATGTATttgatgaaacaggaagaatCATTACATTTTCCCCAGTTAGCTCCACACTCAATCCTGTTGTCTCTGGTTGTGTTCCTCCAcagtgtccatccagcagagctgtcgtcctcacagctcagagacacagactgtCCTTTAAACAGCTGAGAGCTGTTGGAACTCACGGTGAGACgagctgtgggaaattcagtgtTTACAGTATTGCTTGCTTCTTATGGTTGTAGTTCAGCTAGTGCAGCCATTGaattccctatatcaaaatatctctatttctggctgaaaaatgcctccagatgacatcatttggaggaatTATGGAGGAGATTGTGTCatctttttactcttttactcTTGCTTATAATCACggtcaatctgcttttttgaactcctaatgatgaaaaactcctccgggtgatgtcatctggaggagtttttcagctagaagcagagaaatattttaatatagggaagtcagagggacgtttaaaagcattaatgtaaatgtattgttcaatgccctaaactaaagccatacaGAGCCAGTTGaacattggtgaagtcgcccttgaAGAGAGAATGATGACGATTGACAAGATGCACAAAGAAgtgaaacttaaaaacaaagccCATGAATTCTAGTTCCCACAGTGATGGTGGAGTCAGACATTTAACATCTATAGATTATTAGATGAGAAGTTCACCaaccttggtttgttgtgtCACACAGCAGAGGCATCACAACTACAGAGAAGGTGGAGTGGAATGTTACTTTGACATATGACAACACAGTTCTACTTTAGAGAAATAGGAAACTCGTTCTGAAGAATAAATCAACAAGGATCACAGTCCAACTAACAAGCAGTTGGTTTGAGACCATCAGAGACCTGCACCATGAAGTGAAATATCAGATCCAAACCTGTCAACAGTCAAAATCTTTCAGACAGGATCCTGACGAAGACCAAACCAAGAATGTggtaaatactaaataaaaatgatagatCGgtcaaattgtttttcttctccacactTTCCATTGGTgtgagcagcacagtggtgcaGCGGTTGGTGCTGCACCTCACACCCGGAAGGTCACCGGTTTGAATGCagcctgtctgtgtggagtttgcatgttctctctgtgcttacattagtttcctcccacagtctaaagacacaCGTTAGGTTAATTTGAGACTctaaagtgtgaatgtgagtgtcaatggttgtctgtctatgtctctctgtgtttgcagagagacatagacagacaacttttttattataacaGTAATCCACACAATGTTAAATTGAATCATATGACAGGACCAGCTACTACAGGAAGACAAATGATTCTGCTGCCGTGTCAGCTGGACCTAACATGCTTTACTTCatgtatttttgttgtgtatatcactaatttctgttttatggtttgaaatgttttacagtaataaacattttctgaaagttgctaaactgcaaatgttttatcCCATTTCTTGAATTTTTTATATGAAGACCTTTAACCATATTTCAACTTGTAACTCACCACCACTCTTCTACAACTCAGCAGACTATAGCAGActagaaatgaaatgatttaaattgTACAAACTTGTACTTACGGAGCAGAGTTTGAAGAGATGTTTGGTCCATTGTACGACTTGGTGGCTGAGCTGAACACGTTTGATCACAGTTAGTCACACTTCCTTCCTCTGTCTAGGTGAaggtgtttttttccctccaacACTTGTCACAAAATACCTCTTTAAGTTTATGTTActactgtgaaaagaaaatatttaaatgaaaatagttCATTCTTGGATTGgggcttttatttatccagactGATCAGATTTTAGAAAGACTCCTTTTATTTGCTATCAACACTTTGTGTTATTGTGATGTAAAGTTTCACCttgtttaaacattgttttcattcagtCGCTTTGTCCactttgctatttttttaatgttaaacctGGTAGTTGAACCCCTGTCAGCGACTTTTTGCCCAATTCAACATGTTGAATCTGCTTCTGTCAGCGTCAGACTGTGGGTGAGAGAGAACACAGTACTAACAAGGCCAGTACAACCTGTACTGTTGTTGTCACTTCCTACAACACATATTCTTGATTAGAAGTAGTTAGAATAAGAGTAAAATATTTGgctaatgctgctttgtttgcagtttgtatTTCCAACAACTCACAAGAAGCGAAAGCTAATAGTTCGTCCCACTGCAACACCATCAGTTTGGACTGAAACTCAAATCTATCCAAGAACGAAGGACTCCAGTAAAAAAGTAAGTGACTAAAACAACACTTCTTCCATTCTATTGTCATatatttaatagaaaatgtaacatgtaaGACATATGTGTACTTATACAGGTATTTACTGAATTCATAAAACTCAAAGCAGAAATTGTAAGACATTAattcataaagaaaaacttttaaatcaatgtgttttGATTTACAAATCACATTGTGTGATACAATTTAgtgatgtattttatattttaattacctGTTGGAAAACATCCACTGACTCTTTGCACGTCTCCCTGTCACACATTGTCTGCTCCTCACTGTCTTTATACTACTGGTCTCCCAAAGCCTCCTACTTCACTCTGAGGATTGAGGATCAAAGTTTGAGGAGAAATAAGTGAGGATACACAAGAGCATCCTTCACCAAAATCTTTGACTTGATCCACACATCCTTTGTTGGACTACATAACCCTGATTAAAAGAGGTATTCAACACCAAACAGAACGGGAAAGAAGAGGAATCGTGACCTATCCAGAGCAGTGGTTCACCACTTTCATTGTTTATGAGCCTTTCAAATACTACTTGTCTATCAGCCCTTTGCTAatgaaataagcaaataaaagtgaaagtcTTTGAGTCATTTTTAGAGTTTGAAGCACTGGTCTAAAGGACAGATatcagtaaatatgtatttgaaataGCAGGTACATACATGTAGAAGCTCCTAACGGCCTCGTGTTCTGAAGATGGTGTCTAAACCAGAGATTATGGCTCTTTATTGAACCTTGACTAAGTTGTACCAGAACAATATGATGATTGATTCATCATATTGATAATTGAGAATGATTTTTTCTGTTACTGTCACAGTGTTTGTGGACTCAATCAGAGCAGCAGAAGTGGAGACATCCTGTTATTTGGAAAGGCAGCTGAAAGCATGACAGAGGCCTCTTGTGGTAAAAGTGTGCAGCTGCACTGATGAGCACAtgatgatgaagctgtgtgggaGTCACATGATTTGTACTTGAAACAAAAcctttgtaaagaaaaaaaaaagatttgtatttGTAGAAAAGACTTGTAGGAAGGTTGTGGATTAGTGTGGTCGGCTCCTGTTGTGACAAACACACGTCCACAGATGTCACTGAAAGCTCTGTGCAGATCAGTGTCCTACACAGTTATTGAAAGCAGAGACAATTGAGACACAGTGCAACAGATATTTTTCTGATGTCTATCATTTGTTTGACCCATGTTTCAGCCACCTTGGTTAAGCAGTAACTAAACCAGTAAAcccttttttttcagttaaaacaaatgtatatgaatATTTAGCAGTGGATTGATTCAGGTCTTTACATTTTAGAACAAAATGTCGTTGCGCCCGCTGTGACTTAAGTGTTTGTTTCGCTCTtgaacaaatactgtatttgaattCTCCATTTTGTGTTAGAGGCTCAACACGGTGGTGGACTGGTTAATGctactgcctcacagctagaaggtcccaggTTTCAAATCCACCTGCCACCTGCTCCCTTTCTGTGGGGAGTTTGCACGTATTTGATATATAGACTGTTACTGAGCTAAGCGGTCAATGCTGGGAGATctaatactaataaaactgtgaaaatactaCAAGAATAAATCCTGCACTTGTGAGTTATACTTATACTTAGTACTTGaaataactgatttttttagtatttaatattatacCACGGTCTTATTATTACTTATgactaaatgtattaaaatataaaaaggaaaaagtcaaagaaaaatctgcaaatatttGGGGTTTTACATGAAAAATTACTTGCCAATCAGTTCACTTCATTGATGaatctaataataatttcagctctgcttgcattgttttactgtacagatttttaatttttttctgcctcttgcccagtgacttttgggaaattatttattttgtacatttttgttttttaatcatacaCACTTCTTTCATATCATATTTGATATTGCTCATTAGGAGCAGCTTTTAGATGTTTCCTGTTTCTAAGTTGTTAACAATTCTGTTCATAATTTATAGTATTTAGATTTTCACTAAATCCTGAAACTTTAAAGACATTAACTTATTGAACCATTTCTTAGTTGGCGCCAGATCATCTGCCCTATTAACTATTCTTATTGTTCGCTTTTGTAAACTAAAAATGGATTGTGATTTGttccaaagaaaaaatatgttgtgtcatcagcaaacagaATACAGTCAATCAgttacacatttcttttatataCAAACTAAATAACAAAGGACCCCAGACAGCACCTTTTGGGATCccactatttattttattatgcttTCTAGGAACAGTTATTTAAGttaatgtattgtaatttaTGAGAGTCCAAACATGAGGAATATGTTATTTGGAGGTGAGATTTcgctttaattaattttttttaaaaaagaaaaaactgtacagtaaaattgCTTCAAAATCCCTCTAAATAAGAATGATTTGAAATGTTCAGttaaccatttaaaacaaagtctttaTCACAATTGAAACATGAACATAACCagcattatatttttactttttatacatatcattaaaatgcaatttgttaAATCTAAACAAATATTCATTACTCTCATCCAggattttcacaatttttattctatttccaATTTGAATTTATCATTTCCAGGAAGGAAAAGAcgctaatgcaaccgcaagggggcacaagccagtgacTTCCGGTACCAGGCCCCAGTCTGCGACAGGAAGAGCATCGGACATATAACACAGG harbors:
- the LOC137137831 gene encoding transmembrane and immunoglobulin domain-containing protein 1-like; translation: MDQTSLQTLLLVMPLLCDTTNQARLTVSSNSSQLFKGQSVSLSCEDDSSAGWTLWRNTTRDNRIECGANWGKCNDSSCFIKYISSQDSGVYWCESRDGSTSNSINITVTGGAVILQSPVLPVMEGHDVSLHCQTKRPPSKLPADFYKDGSLIRTEPTGHMTIHHVTKSDEGLYKCHISSHGESPPSWIYITEKPSTTPPPTSTYSSSTSTSSAPSSHLQPVLLSIPLICAPVLLVLLLLLVRPHIQRKLKADEVNTEEDITHDVTYMGVQILHHERQQQPMRRSRESEPEVIYSSLKSTFTPSQQ